Below is a genomic region from Hevea brasiliensis isolate MT/VB/25A 57/8 chromosome 3, ASM3005281v1, whole genome shotgun sequence.
TTGGGGCAAGCAACTGTTGCCTCTTTCTAGACAAAAAAGAAAGAGCTCTAAAGAACGAGGAGTTATTACCTTATACTTTTTAATTGacttattttctataaaaaaaaaaatattaattttttaatactccTAATATATCTACTCATTAACCCTCAAGAACACTGAACCAGCGTTCCCTTCTTATGACTCTTCTCCAATGGGTTTAAATGCAGTGCTAAATGCATTAAATGTACCCTTCTAGAGTTCCAACTTCTATTTACTTGCTCATGCATTTGACCGTTGGCAGCCTAGAGCGTTCCCACCAGCAGTTCAAGACTCTTATCATTTCGTAAGTGGGAAATTTCACAAAATGTGAAAAACCCAAAAAAACCCAAGAAAGTGAAGAAGCAACACTTTTGTGGGTTGGCCTATTTAAGTAGTGTAGAGCTTTGTGGTTTGTGAGGCTTTGTGGGTTCAAGCAGCCAGAATTATTATCTCTTgggtattactttttttttttttttcatctttggTTAATTTTGGTTGTGTGAAAGGATGAGTTACTTGGGTGTTGGTGTTAGTCCTGTAAATGTGCCTGTGTATCATGGTACCAATTTGAAGGTTATTGATAGGAGGGTGAGGCTTGCAGAGCTGGTTTTGAGGTGTTTGATCTGTGGTTTGGGAGTTCTTGCTGCTGTTCTTGTTGGAACAGATACCCAAGTTAAAGAAATCTTTTCAATTCAAAAGGAAGCTAGATTCACTGACATGAAAGCTCTTGTGTAAGATCTTCATCAACTGCAAATTACTGGTTCCAATATTCATACTATACCAAACTATTCTTGCTAATTTTGGTTATATTTTTGCAGCTTTTTGGTGATTGCAAATGGGATAACTGCTGCCTATTCCCTGCTTCAAGGAGTGCGTTGTGTTGTGGGTATGGTTAGAGGAAGTGTGCTATTCAGCAAGCCCTTAGCGTGGGCAATCTTCTCTGGGGATCAGGTATTGACAGCTTGATGTTCTCTATGTGCTTGTTTTTTTGCTCTGTGGTTGCATCATTGAACTTGAAAATCAGATGATTATTTGCATGTAATTCCAGGACCCATTTTCTCCCCCAGTTTTTGTGCTCAACCCAATTTATTATTTATGTTTAGAATGAACCATATCCTTGTGGTGTTTTGATCTTTCCCTACTTTGGAGTTATTTCTGAATTGGGAGAAGAGGTGGTAGCCTGGTAGGTGCCAAACTTACCCGTACTATTAATGCCTTACGCCTGTGTCATTCCCTTTACTGCTCTTGTCAGTATTAAGTTCTGTCAGTAACTAGGCAATTACTAACTAGTTCTTAATTATGCATGTCGACATTAATTTTGTCAAATTGTGTAAATAGTTCTACGCATTGTCTTGAAAATGACTTGACAATTTAATGCTGCAATAAAATTAATGTGATACTTTTAATGCAGTTGTTAACACGTATATCTAATCAGTCACATTCATTTTGCTAATTCAGTTATTCATCAACAGCAAGTTTTTGGTGTCGATTAGCGAAGAAGGAATGgttacattttggcaatgtattgAAATAAGGTTTGTTATATTAATAGATGGAAGTAAATAATTATTCCATAAGTTGCATTTCTCCAGTGATATGCAAAAAATGATTTTCCGCTTTAATGGATTGGAGCTAAAGTCGGTCAATACCATCTTATGTTTTCATGGGAGAAAGGAATCTCACCATGCTTTTAAAATCTTGCCCAAAGGTCAAACAGATTCCATGGCTTGTTCCTAGTTGGCTGGTTTAACAATGAAATCATTATAAtatcataattataatttaaaaaaattcacagaaatatttaaaaaatagaaaattaacGGCAACATAGTTAAATAGtaaaactaaatttaaaaatattttcaaatgtATTCGTCAtccagaaaaaataaataaataaagccaGCTAgtactaatttttatttaaattatttaaaaatacttTTTAGTATCAAATAAATGTAATTTTAATTAAACTGGGTTTATTGGTTTTCCAGTTCTATGTTCTAACTGTGTCAAGGGCTGataaacaaatgaaaaataaacAGGACTATTCTCTTGATTGGTTTTCAATTTAGTGGTGAGAACCAGCTGACCTGGTCCAGTTTTCAGAACATTGGGATATTATAACCTGCTGTACCAAATCATTCCCTAGATATGGTGGCTCACAGATCACCTTGTTCATTTAGTGTTGCATGCTCGCTAGGTGTTACATAATTAATGTTCTGATGTTACCAGTTCATCAGTATGGCTCAGCCAACTTGTCAGCAGAGCAAGCCAAACAATCTTGTAAACTTCCTGGTGAGGGTCCACAATTGGGAAGCAATTATGATGGCACCTCATGCATGCAGTTGGTAGATTCCATTAAAACTCCTTTCCATTTTCTTTATAGTTATGCTCCTCTCCATTCCATACTGATCCCGAGTTTTCCATGAATATCAGCTACATTTTCACGTGGGTAGAACTAGTTCATATCAGTTTGTCTTGTACATGGACAGCTGTGACTCGAATGTGAACCATCCAGCATCCATTTAATATGAAGTGTAGACACTAGTGCCAACGTAGAAAAGGGAGCCCTTTTGCCCAACGGCATCCATACCTTTCATCAATACGGCCAGTAGTCATGCATCTCCCATGACCATTCAATACACAGGATCTGGATATGATGTGGAATTGTGGATGAGTCTTGCTGGGATTGCATGGCCTAATATGAATTTGATGCTGGAAATAAAATTTTCCAAGAATTAGATGacataattttattttgaaatgcgaATGGGTTTTGGCAAGTTGCTTGAGTTTCTCTAGCATTCCTTGGTCGTAGTGTAAGATCCATGTCAAAAGTCATCTATATGTAAGCTACTAGCAAGGCCATTGATTTTTACTCATGCTAAAAAGTGGCATCTATGTTCTAGTCGAGCTCATTTAAAGAAGATGGCATCAATTGCTTAGgaagatttatatatttaaacaAGATATTCATCACATATTCATCACATTAACATCATCATGATGCTGGGCAATATTTACAAAAAGTCCGCTTGCATGGTTGAAGGTTAGAAATGAATAAATGTAGCTCCACTTCAGAAGAATTTTTTGGCTTATGAAGTTCTTTACCATATACAAATTGTGCTAGTTTTGAAGCTTCTGGAATGAGTTTGGTTTTGTTTGCTTTACATAAAGTCCCAtgatttttttgtttttcatttcatttcttgaatataGATTTGGTCCAACGGAGCTAAATAGTGAAAAAtgatccatatagccgatcccaattAGTTTAGGATTGAGACTTAGTTGTTGTTGTCTTCAATATAGCTTTGGTCACAAAGTATAGGATTAAGGCTTGTTGATTAAAATTCAGGAACAAAGTAAACATTTGAGCTGTTAGGTTCAGAAATGATCAAATCAGGTTTGAAACAAATGCAGTATCTCTGTGCTTTGTATTTCTAGACATTTTCTCTTATTATCATGCATATTTTGTCAAGAAGTGAATTATTATATCTTAATTTCCTAGAgtaaattattcttttatacttgAAAGATCCTTCCACAAACTCAAATATGTGCTATATAATCTAGACACCTTGTGGCTCAATTCTATAGCCATTTAGTCCACAATTGTGATTTTCTTTTATCTTATCTTGTCCTTGGACATAATATGTTTGCCCCTTCAACTTCATGTCCAATCCTGCCTTAAGCATTAATTTAAGAAACTATCCAGAATATTACTCATTTAGTCTCCCATGTATCTAGATCGCTGGAACTACTTTCTTATGGAATTATTTTTAGCTGCTTCTCAATCTTTAATCTGTAACTGATTTATGCGAATGACATCACCTCTCCTCTGCATCTTATGTATCTTAATGACAAAGGATTTGGCTAAATGCCTCATTGACTTGCTTGAATAGTTGTTTAGCC
It encodes:
- the LOC110645327 gene encoding CASP-like protein 2B1 isoform X1 → MSYLGVGVSPVNVPVYHGTNLKVIDRRVRLAELVLRCLICGLGVLAAVLVGTDTQVKEIFSIQKEARFTDMKALVFLVIANGITAAYSLLQGVRCVVGMVRGSVLFSKPLAWAIFSGDQLFINSKFLVSISEEGMVTFWQCIEISMAQPTCQQSKPNNLVNFLVRVHNWEAIMMAPHACSCYIFTWVELVHISLSCTWTAVTRM
- the LOC110645327 gene encoding CASP-like protein 2B1 isoform X3, whose translation is MSYLGVGVSPVNVPVYHGTNLKVIDRRVRLAELVLRCLICGLGVLAAVLVGTDTQVKEIFSIQKEARFTDMKALVFLVIANGITAAYSLLQGVRCVVGMVRGSVLFSKPLAWAIFSGDQFISMAQPTCQQSKPNNLVNFLVRVHNWEAIMMAPHACSCYIFTWVELVHISLSCTWTAVTRM
- the LOC110645327 gene encoding CASP-like protein 2B1 isoform X4, which gives rise to MSYLGVGVSPVNVPVYHGTNLKVIDRRVRLAELVLRCLICGLGVLAAVLVGTDTQVKEIFSIQKEARFTDMKALVFLVIANGITAAYSLLQGVRCVVGMVRGSVLFSKPLAWAIFSGDQLFINSKFLVSISEEGMVTFWQCIEISSSVWLSQLVSRASQTIL
- the LOC110645327 gene encoding CASP-like protein 2B1 isoform X2, coding for MSYLGVGVSPVNVPVYHGTNLKVIDRRVRLAELVLRCLICGLGVLAAVLVGTDTQVKEIFSIQKEARFTDMKALVFLVIANGITAAYSLLQGVRCVVGMVRGSVLFSKPLAWAIFSGDQVMAYLTVAAVAAAAQSAVFAKLGQPELQWMKICNMYGKFCNQVGEGIGSALLVSLGMVVLSSISAFSLFRLYGANKGKGSTRW